From the genome of Suricata suricatta isolate VVHF042 chromosome 3, meerkat_22Aug2017_6uvM2_HiC, whole genome shotgun sequence, one region includes:
- the IL20 gene encoding interleukin-20 isoform X2, whose amino-acid sequence MKVSGLPICLLSAVFYLFWTPSAGLKTLHLGSCVITTNLQEMRNRFSEIRDSVQAKDEIIDIRILRKTESLQDTKPADRCCLLRHVLRLYLDRVFKNYQTPDHHILRKTSSLANSFLTIKKDLRLCLTPQAAVVKALGELDILLQWMEMTD is encoded by the exons ATGAAAGTGTCTGGCCTTCccatctgccttctctctgctgtGTTTTACCTCTTCTGGACACCTTCTGCTGGGCTGAAGACACTCCACTTGGGAAGTTGTGTGATCACCACAAACCTTCAGGAAATGCGAAACAGGTTTTCTGAGATACGGGACAGTGTG CAAGCCAAAGATGAGATCATTGACATCAGAATTTTGAGGAAGACTGAGTCTTTGCAAGACACAAAG CCTGCAGATAGGTGCTGCCTCCTCCGCCATGTCCTGAGACTCTACCTGGACAGGGTATTCAAAAACTATCAGACTCCTGACCACCATATCCTCCGGAAGACCAGCAGTCTTGCCAACTCTTTTCTTACCATCAAGAAGGACCTCCGGCTCTGT CTTACGCCTCAGGCAGCGGTGGTGAAAGCTTTGGGAGAGCTGGACATTCTCCTGCAATGGATGGAGATGACTGACTAG
- the IL20 gene encoding interleukin-20 isoform X1 — translation MKVSGLPICLLSAVFYLFWTPSAGLKTLHLGSCVITTNLQEMRNRFSEIRDSVQAKDEIIDIRILRKTESLQDTKPADRCCLLRHVLRLYLDRVFKNYQTPDHHILRKTSSLANSFLTIKKDLRLCHAHMTCPCGEEAMEKYSQILSHFEELTPQAAVVKALGELDILLQWMEMTD, via the exons ATGAAAGTGTCTGGCCTTCccatctgccttctctctgctgtGTTTTACCTCTTCTGGACACCTTCTGCTGGGCTGAAGACACTCCACTTGGGAAGTTGTGTGATCACCACAAACCTTCAGGAAATGCGAAACAGGTTTTCTGAGATACGGGACAGTGTG CAAGCCAAAGATGAGATCATTGACATCAGAATTTTGAGGAAGACTGAGTCTTTGCAAGACACAAAG CCTGCAGATAGGTGCTGCCTCCTCCGCCATGTCCTGAGACTCTACCTGGACAGGGTATTCAAAAACTATCAGACTCCTGACCACCATATCCTCCGGAAGACCAGCAGTCTTGCCAACTCTTTTCTTACCATCAAGAAGGACCTCCGGCTCTGT CATGCCCATATGACATGCCCTTGTGGGGAGGAAGCAATGGAGAAATACAGCCAGATTCTGAGTCACTTTGAAGAG CTTACGCCTCAGGCAGCGGTGGTGAAAGCTTTGGGAGAGCTGGACATTCTCCTGCAATGGATGGAGATGACTGACTAG